A genomic segment from Hypomesus transpacificus isolate Combined female chromosome 13, fHypTra1, whole genome shotgun sequence encodes:
- the tmem235b gene encoding transmembrane protein 235 isoform X1 translates to MKTFSFGALVLTAGITGLLSFGFLAAAIGSEYWYIIKVNQTDVGDFDSHSGLWRIHEGGEVYSFTAEPASSNYTEIEKHMLHMHSMIVVLLPLSLVLLVLGGICGLVSSLARSPVLLTGAASYFLVCSLLTLSGVSLYISYSQAAVDETERLVGAERLAQVCTSYGWSLGLAWLSCGLEVLTGLLLLLAARTARRQHGHQGHHTVA, encoded by the exons ATGAAGACGTTTTCGTTCGGTGCACTAGTGCTCACCGCGGGCATCACCGGGTTACTGAGCTTTGGCTTCTTGGCTGCTGCAATTGGAAGTGAATACTGGTATATCATCAAGGTGAACCAAACCGATGTTGGGGATTTTGACTCCCACTCCGGACTCTGGAGAATACACGAAg GTGGGGAGGTCTACTCGTTCACAGCAGAACCTGCCTCCTCCAACTATACTGAGATAGAAAAACACATGCTGC acaTGCACAGCATGATTGTGGTCTTGCTGCCACTCAGTCTGGTCCTTCTGGTGTTGGGTGGGATCTGTGGATTGGTCAGTTCCCTTGCACGAAGCCCTGTCCTCCTCACTGGAGCAGCCTCCTACTTCCTGGTTTGCA GCCTCCTGACTCTCTCTGGGGTCAGTCTGTACATCAGCTACTCCCAGGCAGCTGTGgatgagacagagaggctggtggGAGCCGAGCGTCTGGCTCAGGTCTGCACCTCCTACGGCTGGTCTCTGGGTCTGGCCTGGCTGTCCTGCGGCCTGGAGGTCCTGACAGGCTTGCtgctgctcctcgctgcccggACCGCCAGACGCCAGCACGGCCACCAGGGACATCACACCGTGGCCTGA
- the LOC124475957 gene encoding NHP2-like protein 1, protein MTDAEVNPKAYPLADATLSKTILDLVQQASNYKQLRKGANEATKTLNRGISEFIVMAADAEPLEIILHLPLLCEDKNVPYVFVRSKQALGRACGVSRPVIATSVTIKEGSQLKPQIQSIQTAIERLLV, encoded by the exons ATG ACTGACGCTGAAGTGAACCCTAAAGCCTACCCCCTTGCCGATGCAACGCTGTCTAAGACCATCTTGGACCTCGTGCAGCAAGCGTCCAACTACAAACAGCTAAGAAAAGGGGCCAACGAAG CCACCAAGACCCTGAACCGAGGGATCAGTGAGTTCATCGTGATGGCTGCAGATGCTGAGCCTCTGGAGATCATCCTCCACCTGCCACTGCTCTGCGAGGACAAAAACGTCCCCTATGTGTTTGTGCGCTCCAAGCAGGCCCTGGGCCGCGCCTGTGGCGTCTCTCGACCCGTCATCGCCACCTCGGTCACCATCAAGGAGGGCTCTCAACTGAAGCCGCAGATTCAGTCTATTCAGACTGCAATAGAGAGACTGTTGGTGTAA
- the tmem235b gene encoding transmembrane protein 235 isoform X2, which produces MKTFSFGALVLTAGITGLLSFGFLAAAIGSEYWYIIKVNQTDVGDFDSHSGLWRIHEDMHSMIVVLLPLSLVLLVLGGICGLVSSLARSPVLLTGAASYFLVCSLLTLSGVSLYISYSQAAVDETERLVGAERLAQVCTSYGWSLGLAWLSCGLEVLTGLLLLLAARTARRQHGHQGHHTVA; this is translated from the exons ATGAAGACGTTTTCGTTCGGTGCACTAGTGCTCACCGCGGGCATCACCGGGTTACTGAGCTTTGGCTTCTTGGCTGCTGCAATTGGAAGTGAATACTGGTATATCATCAAGGTGAACCAAACCGATGTTGGGGATTTTGACTCCCACTCCGGACTCTGGAGAATACACGAAg acaTGCACAGCATGATTGTGGTCTTGCTGCCACTCAGTCTGGTCCTTCTGGTGTTGGGTGGGATCTGTGGATTGGTCAGTTCCCTTGCACGAAGCCCTGTCCTCCTCACTGGAGCAGCCTCCTACTTCCTGGTTTGCA GCCTCCTGACTCTCTCTGGGGTCAGTCTGTACATCAGCTACTCCCAGGCAGCTGTGgatgagacagagaggctggtggGAGCCGAGCGTCTGGCTCAGGTCTGCACCTCCTACGGCTGGTCTCTGGGTCTGGCCTGGCTGTCCTGCGGCCTGGAGGTCCTGACAGGCTTGCtgctgctcctcgctgcccggACCGCCAGACGCCAGCACGGCCACCAGGGACATCACACCGTGGCCTGA
- the faap100 gene encoding Fanconi anemia core complex-associated protein 100: MERVCAVETWAEFGCRFPATAQVIWSSTEVLICTGNNEIYVFNKDELKLTAVLQFPAHVCHLVLSDDKQLLYTVCDKQGVYCVHLASLLPRSLAPSSVNQATDLVLLNVTSDRLAVRDEEVCSVILVGRTLLTVSLCETAWLFSIYRTQPSSSSAPDHQRISQFSLPAVLAFLHDDSKENAGRECGMQPVLACVYSSDTAVPLSSSSSPGDRHFLIETLLFKLLFGVDAALLKSPIILCGLPDGRLCFLPLLFLGQPEPRVRVLHSLDQPITFIGTSVAPEMGVGSRCVVVVGLQGKVVLVHAQEAGPEEGVKVASFSEGCVPGPVVCVCPGQNCLYYSTESDLWVLDLLGGGGEEARPGEGEVLLQAARPGKDQCVETIRCPKSLGISGVIALTGPSYTHTSGAVQLVALSSRGRLQRLLLPQGSKDGGLPQLPPSQVGQKIRDLLAAIGDVWERASLLKSTNQSRNQTLKRLNQVLNISCLLLAYRSHGERPHTQQKAIRCGVVPSWSRLLQRDSLTLTCVLENSSPYVLEDGWTLCVQVMPLSRSFAEGSGNTFRTFSFRLSRLEAGEKTDVSLPLTTAVDTSFPITVSCSLVFSLQSLLGREEMAGLLANGKTDFSALGLDNTGYVSLALDMLTVDWLDALKVKGDTPPPGITFGHSVSTDTVAMDTIQAYLSSCGFMRAGRGRGAGGAETEGRLFSTRVVVSSEILRSALKPGTPDSASLGVTVSPGLGSLVLGWLLSQGPGSQERREGGDQRGLGSPQVYAMAPGGHSVKLTATEVAVGEVRLEEGILAAVEVKVESSSIAAVCGLHHAVLRRVQVLLQSVAGTCLSSMSVQGLGLRQALQRAEALLEKIQECRIPEAFGQETISGQVTTTLLSAYQQIRENPLIIT, encoded by the exons ATGGAGCGAGTATGTGCTGTAGAGACTTGGGCAGAGTTCGGTTGTCGGTTTCCGGCCACGGCTCAAGTGATCTGGAGCAGTACAGAGGTGCTAATATGTACAGGGAACAATGAGATCTACGTCTTCAACAAAGATGAGTTGAAACTGACG GCTGTGCTCCAGTTCCCTGCTCATGTCTGTCACCTGGTCCTGAGTGACGATAAGCAGCTCCTCTACACAGTCTGTGATAAGCAGGGGGTCTACTGTGTCCACCTAGCTTCCCTCCTACCCAG GAGTCTCGCCCCCTCCTCAGTCAACCAAGCAACGGACCTGGTCCTGCTAAACGTGACGTCTGATAGGCTTGCTGTCAGAGACGAGGAAGTGTGTTCTGTCATCCTGGTGGGCAGGACTCTTCTGACTGTGTCACTGTGTGAGACTGCCTGGTTGTTCAGCATCTACAGAACGCAGccgtcatcatcatcagccCCTGACCATCAGAGGATCTCTCAGTTTAGCCTGCCAGCGGTTTTAGCTTTTCTCCACGACGACTCAAAAGAAAATGCTGGAAGGGAGTGTGGGATGCAGCCGGTATTGGCATGTGTGTACTCTAGTGATACAGCAGTACcattatcttcatcatcatcacctggTGACAGACATTTTCTCATAGAGACACTTCTCTTCAAGCTCCTCTTCGGTGTTGACGCTGCCCTCTTAAAGTCACCCATAATCCTTTGCGGTCTTCCTGATGGGCGGCTTTGCTTTCTGCCACTGCTGTTCCTGGGGCAGCCAGAGCCACGTGTCAGAGTTCTACACAGCCTTGATCAGCCCATCACATTCATAGGAACCTCTGTTGCCCCGGAGATGGGGGTGGGGTCCCGgtgtgtggttgtagtgggtcTTCAAGGCAAAGTGGTGCTGGTCCATGCACAGGAGGCGGGGCCTGAGGAGGGGGTCAAAGTGGCAAGCTTCAGCGAGGGGTGTGTGCCGGGacccgtggtgtgtgtgtgtccaggtcagAACTGTCTGTACTATAGCACAGAATCTGATCTCTGGGTGCTGGACCTcctagggggaggaggagaggaggccaggccaggagagggtgaggtgcTTTTGCAGGCGGCGAGACCAGGCAAGGATCAGTGTGTGGAAACCATCCGATGCCCCAAAAGTCTGGGCATCAGCGGGGTGATCGCCCTGACTGgaccctcatacacacatacctcaG GAGCGGTGCAGCTGGTAGCATTGTCTTCCAGAGGAAGGCTCCAGAGGCTGCTTCTGCCCCAGGGGAGCAAGGATGGAGGACTACCCCAGCTCCCCCCATCCCAGGTGGGCCAGAAAATCAGGGATCTCTTGGCAGCCATCGGAGACGTGTGGGAGAG AGCCTCTCTATTGAAAAGCACCAACCAGTCCCGAAACCAGACCCTCAAGCGCTTAAATCAGGTGCTCAACATCAGTTGCCTGCTGTTAGCCTATCGCAGCCACGGAGAGAGGCCTCATACCCAGCAGAAGGCAATCAGATGTGGTGTTGTTCCCAGTTGGAGCAGGTTGTTACAGAGAGACTCGCTAACCCTGACCTGTGTTTTAGAGAACTCGAGTCCCTATGTTCTAGAAGATGGCTGGACGTTGTGTGTACAGGTGATGCCTCTCTCCCGCTCTTTTGCTGAGGGGAGTGGGAACACTTTTAGAACTTTCTCTTTCCGTCTTTCAAGACTGGAAGCGGGTGAAAAGACAGATGTTTCTTTACCTCTTACAACCGCAGTTGACACCTCCTTCCCGATAACAGTTTCCTGCTCACTGGTCTTCTCCCTGCAAAGCCTGCTGGGACGAGAGGAGATGGCTGGCCTACTGGCCAACGGGAAGACTgatttctctgctctgggatTGGACAACACTGGTTATGTCAGTTTGGCTCTGGACATGCTAACCGTTGATTGGCTGGATGCACTCAAGGTCAAAGGAGATACACCACCCCCTGGCATCACCTTCGGACACAGCGTCTCCACGGATACCGTGGCCATGGATACCATCCAAGCCTACCTGAGTTCTTGCGGGTTCAtgagggcaggcagggggcGGGGAGCTGGGGGGGCAGAGACCGAGGGCCGTCTGTTCTCAACCAGAGTTGTGGTGTCGTCAGAGATACTTAGGTCTGCTCTAAAACCAGGAACCCCAGACTCAGCTTCTCTGGGGGTGACGGTCTCCCCTGGCTTGGGGAGCTTGGTCCTGGGCTGGTTGCTGTCCCAGGGGCCTGGgagccaggagaggagggagggaggggaccaaAGGGGGCTGGGCAGCCCTCAAGTCTACGCCATGGCCCCAGGAGGACACTCCGTCAAACTGACCgcaacagag GTAGCTGTGGGGGAAGTCAGATTGGAGGAGGGGATCTTGGCTGCAGTGGAGGTTAAGGTAGAGAGCTCCTCCATTGCTGCGGTGTGTGGACTTCACCATGCAGTACTACGTcgtgtacag GTTTTGCTCCAGAGTGTTGCCGGGACGTGTTTATCCTCCATGAGCGTGCAGGGCCTCGGTCTGAGACAGGCTCTTCAGCGAGCCGAG GCCTTGTTGGAGAAGATCCAGGAGTGTCGTATCCCAGAAGCCTTTGGGCAGGAGACGATATCAGGGCAGGTGACCACAACACTGCTCAGTGCGTACCAACAGATCAGAGAGAACCCTCTCATCATAACTTGA
- the LOC124475943 gene encoding cytochrome b-c1 complex subunit 2, mitochondrial isoform X1 produces MKGIRGISQLSKRCYAASRTDLPLSEPLAGLKLSPGVAHSYHDVHVTKLPSGLVIASLENYSPASKIGVFIKAGCRYESPGNQGVTHLLRLAANLTTKGASAFKICQGVEAVGGSLSVTSSRENMVYSVDCLRDHIDTVMEYLINVTTAPEFRPWEVSDLTSRVKMDKALASQSPQIGLIEDLHATAFKNALSNSLYCPDYMVGNIDSDHLHHYVENNFTSSRMALVGLGVDHTVLTQVGEQFLNIRSGMGTVGTKVQYRGGETRNQNSNSLVHSAVVIQGPHLGSEEAWAYSVLQHVLGAGPYIKRGSNTTNKLIQGIAKTVSDPFDASAFNVSYSDSGLFGVYTISQTASATDVIQAAVAQVKAVADGGLDAADLSRAKTQLKAQYLMSLESSDSVLEAMGNQALIAGSYLSPEAVVQKIDTVATADVVNAAQNFVSGKKSMASTGNLVKTPFIDEI; encoded by the exons ATGAAGGGGATTCGGGGAATAAGTCAACTCTCG AAACGCTGCTATGCGGCCTCAAGAACAGACCTGCCCTTGAGTGAGCCCCTGGCAGGCCTCAAGCTCTCCCCTGGGGTGGCCCACTCTTACCACGATGTCCAT GTGACCAAACTGCCCAGCGGACTGGTCATCGCCTCACTGGAGAACTACTCCCCGGCCTCCAAGATTGGAGTCTTCATCAAGGCTGGCTGTCGCTATGAGAGCCCCGGCAACCAGGGCGTCACCCACCTTCTGCGACTTGCCGCCAACCTG ACCACCAAAGGAGCCTCTGCCTTCAAGATCTGTCAAGGTGTGGAGGCAGTGGGAGGCAGCTTGAG CGTGACTTCAAGCAGAGAGAACATGGTCTACTCCGTCGACTGCTTGAGAGACCACAT TGACACAGTGATGGAGTACCTGATCAACGTGACCACAGCGCCAGAGTTCCGGCCGTGGGAGGTGTCTGACCTGACCTCCAGGGTGAAGATGGACAAGGCCCTCGCGTCACAAAGCCCTCAGATAG GGTTGATCGAGGATCTACATGCAACAGCTTTCAAGAACGCTCTGTCCAACTCCCTCTACTGCCCAGACTACATGGTGGGAAACATCGACTCCGACCAT CTGCACCACTATGTTGAAAACAACTTCACAAGTTCCAGAATGGCTCTGGTTGGACTAG GTGTGGACCACACTGTGCTGACTCAGGTTGGGGAACAGTTTCTGAACATCCGGAGTGGTATGGGGACAGTTGGGACCAAGGTTCAGTACAGAGGAG GCGAAACACGTAACCAGAATTCCAACAGTTTGGTCCACTCAGCTGTGGTGATTCAGGGGCCTCATCTTGGCTCAGAAGAGGCCTGGGCCTACAGTGTGCTGCAGCACGTTCTGGGGGCGGGGCCTTACATCAAGAGGGGCTCCAACACCACTAACAAACTCATCCAAGGCATCGCCAAGACAGTCAGCGATCCATTTGAT GCTTCTGCTTTCAATGTCAGCTACTCTGACTCTGGTCTGTTTGGAGTGTACACCATCTCCCAGACTGCCTCTGCCACTGAC GTGATCCAGGCTGCCGTTGCCCAGGTAAAGGCTGTTGCTGATGGTGGTCTTGACGCCGCTGACCTGAGCAGAGCCAA GACTCAGCTGAAGGCTCAGTACCTGATGTCCCTGGAAAGCTCTGACTCTGTGCTGGAGGCCATGGGTAACCAGGCCCTGATTGCGGGGTCCTACCTCTCACCTGAAGCCGTCGTCCAGAAGATCGACACGGTTGCCACTGCTGACGTTGTCAAC GCTGCACAGAATTTTGTTTCCGGCAAGAAATCCATGGCTTCCACTGGTAACCTTGTAAAAACACCCTTCATAGATGAGATCTAA
- the birc5a gene encoding baculoviral IAP repeat-containing protein 5a, producing the protein MDPFGEEHTTMYFYENRLKTYVGWPFDEDCTCTPENMAKSGFIHTPSENSPDTAKCFFCLKELEGWEPDDDPEEEHRSHSSNCNFIALKKSVNDLTVEEFLKLQKERQKFIINKTCNEAIGKFEEAAKQRRGEIIKTAMEEE; encoded by the exons ATGGATCCGTTCGGTGAGGAGCATactacaatgtacttttatgaAAACAGACTGAAAACCTACGTTGGATGGCCATTCGATGAGGATTGCACTTGCACTCCAGAAAAC ATGGCAAAATCTGGCTTCATCCATACCCCGTCCGAGAACAGCCCTGACACGGCCAAGTGCTTCTTCTGCCTCAAAGAGCTGGAGGGCTGGGAACCAGATGATGACCCAGA GGAGGAGCACAGATCACATTCCTCTAACTGCAACTTCATTGCTCTGAAGAAAAGTGTAAATGACCTAACAGTGGAGGAGTTCCTGAAATTACAGAAAGAGAGGCAAAAGTTTATCATT AACAAGACTTGTAACGAGGCTATCGGCAAGTTTGAGGAGGCGGcaaaacagaggagaggggagattaTCAAGACCGCGATGGAggaagagtga
- the LOC124475954 gene encoding uncharacterized protein C16orf52 homolog A-like isoform X2, with amino-acid sequence MDKLTIISGCLFLAADIFAIASIANPDWINTGESAGALTVGLVRQCQTIHGRTRICIPPTLPPEWVTTLFFIILGIISLTLTCALLVASHWHRQATRYARWIAFTGMVLFCMAALIFPIGFYINEVGGQPYKLPNNTVVGSSYVLFVLSIFFTIVGLLFAGKVCLPG; translated from the exons ATGGATAAATTGACCATCATATCAGGATGCCTGTTCCTCGCAGCAGACATTTTTGCCATCGCCAGCATCGCCAACCCAGACTGGATCAATACAGGGGAATCAGCTG gtGCGTTGACAGTGGGCCTGGTCCGACAGTGCCAGACCATCCATGGGCGCACGCGGATCTGCATCCCCCCGACCCTGCCTCCAGAGTGGGTCACCACCctcttcttcatcatcctcggcatcatctccctcaccctcacttGCGCCCTGCTAGTGGCATCACACTGGCACCGCCAGGCCACACGATATGCCCGCTGGATCGCATTCACTGGCA TGGTGCTGTTCTGTATGGCAGCATTGATATTCCCGATAGGGTTTTACATCAACGAGGTGGGAGGCCAGCCCTACAAGCTGCCCAACAATACTGTAGTGGGCTCCTCCTACGTCCTGTTTGTCCTGTCCATCTTCTTCACCATAGTGGGACTGCTGTTCGCGGGGAAGGTCTGCCTTCCTGGTTGA
- the LOC124475943 gene encoding cytochrome b-c1 complex subunit 2, mitochondrial isoform X2, protein MKGIRGISQLSRLYAAQAARKVDVAAESVKFHPQDVQVTKLPSGLVIASLENYSPASKIGVFIKAGCRYESPGNQGVTHLLRLAANLTTKGASAFKICQGVEAVGGSLSVTSSRENMVYSVDCLRDHIDTVMEYLINVTTAPEFRPWEVSDLTSRVKMDKALASQSPQIGLIEDLHATAFKNALSNSLYCPDYMVGNIDSDHLHHYVENNFTSSRMALVGLGVDHTVLTQVGEQFLNIRSGMGTVGTKVQYRGGETRNQNSNSLVHSAVVIQGPHLGSEEAWAYSVLQHVLGAGPYIKRGSNTTNKLIQGIAKTVSDPFDASAFNVSYSDSGLFGVYTISQTASATDVIQAAVAQVKAVADGGLDAADLSRAKTQLKAQYLMSLESSDSVLEAMGNQALIAGSYLSPEAVVQKIDTVATADVVNAAQNFVSGKKSMASTGNLVKTPFIDEI, encoded by the exons ATGAAGGGGATTCGGGGAATAAGTCAACTCTCG AGGCTTTACGCAGCCCAGGCTGCCCGTAAGGTGGATGTGGCGGCGGAGAGTGTTAAGTTTCATCCACAAGATGTGCAG GTGACCAAACTGCCCAGCGGACTGGTCATCGCCTCACTGGAGAACTACTCCCCGGCCTCCAAGATTGGAGTCTTCATCAAGGCTGGCTGTCGCTATGAGAGCCCCGGCAACCAGGGCGTCACCCACCTTCTGCGACTTGCCGCCAACCTG ACCACCAAAGGAGCCTCTGCCTTCAAGATCTGTCAAGGTGTGGAGGCAGTGGGAGGCAGCTTGAG CGTGACTTCAAGCAGAGAGAACATGGTCTACTCCGTCGACTGCTTGAGAGACCACAT TGACACAGTGATGGAGTACCTGATCAACGTGACCACAGCGCCAGAGTTCCGGCCGTGGGAGGTGTCTGACCTGACCTCCAGGGTGAAGATGGACAAGGCCCTCGCGTCACAAAGCCCTCAGATAG GGTTGATCGAGGATCTACATGCAACAGCTTTCAAGAACGCTCTGTCCAACTCCCTCTACTGCCCAGACTACATGGTGGGAAACATCGACTCCGACCAT CTGCACCACTATGTTGAAAACAACTTCACAAGTTCCAGAATGGCTCTGGTTGGACTAG GTGTGGACCACACTGTGCTGACTCAGGTTGGGGAACAGTTTCTGAACATCCGGAGTGGTATGGGGACAGTTGGGACCAAGGTTCAGTACAGAGGAG GCGAAACACGTAACCAGAATTCCAACAGTTTGGTCCACTCAGCTGTGGTGATTCAGGGGCCTCATCTTGGCTCAGAAGAGGCCTGGGCCTACAGTGTGCTGCAGCACGTTCTGGGGGCGGGGCCTTACATCAAGAGGGGCTCCAACACCACTAACAAACTCATCCAAGGCATCGCCAAGACAGTCAGCGATCCATTTGAT GCTTCTGCTTTCAATGTCAGCTACTCTGACTCTGGTCTGTTTGGAGTGTACACCATCTCCCAGACTGCCTCTGCCACTGAC GTGATCCAGGCTGCCGTTGCCCAGGTAAAGGCTGTTGCTGATGGTGGTCTTGACGCCGCTGACCTGAGCAGAGCCAA GACTCAGCTGAAGGCTCAGTACCTGATGTCCCTGGAAAGCTCTGACTCTGTGCTGGAGGCCATGGGTAACCAGGCCCTGATTGCGGGGTCCTACCTCTCACCTGAAGCCGTCGTCCAGAAGATCGACACGGTTGCCACTGCTGACGTTGTCAAC GCTGCACAGAATTTTGTTTCCGGCAAGAAATCCATGGCTTCCACTGGTAACCTTGTAAAAACACCCTTCATAGATGAGATCTAA
- the LOC124475954 gene encoding uncharacterized protein C16orf52 homolog A-like isoform X1: protein MDKLTIISGCLFLAADIFAIASIANPDWINTGESAGKSGALTVGLVRQCQTIHGRTRICIPPTLPPEWVTTLFFIILGIISLTLTCALLVASHWHRQATRYARWIAFTGMVLFCMAALIFPIGFYINEVGGQPYKLPNNTVVGSSYVLFVLSIFFTIVGLLFAGKVCLPG, encoded by the exons ATGGATAAATTGACCATCATATCAGGATGCCTGTTCCTCGCAGCAGACATTTTTGCCATCGCCAGCATCGCCAACCCAGACTGGATCAATACAGGGGAATCAGCTGGTAAGTCAG gtGCGTTGACAGTGGGCCTGGTCCGACAGTGCCAGACCATCCATGGGCGCACGCGGATCTGCATCCCCCCGACCCTGCCTCCAGAGTGGGTCACCACCctcttcttcatcatcctcggcatcatctccctcaccctcacttGCGCCCTGCTAGTGGCATCACACTGGCACCGCCAGGCCACACGATATGCCCGCTGGATCGCATTCACTGGCA TGGTGCTGTTCTGTATGGCAGCATTGATATTCCCGATAGGGTTTTACATCAACGAGGTGGGAGGCCAGCCCTACAAGCTGCCCAACAATACTGTAGTGGGCTCCTCCTACGTCCTGTTTGTCCTGTCCATCTTCTTCACCATAGTGGGACTGCTGTTCGCGGGGAAGGTCTGCCTTCCTGGTTGA